From a region of the Streptomyces sp. B21-083 genome:
- a CDS encoding DNRLRE domain-containing protein has product MRQIAGALSLLLAVETAMVVELAGQAIAVTAAESSTTTTTSKLAKVLGPPEATDGASALLMARLQDRKIEVLSERTADSTTYALPSGELQTEAFAGPVRVKQEGAWKDIDTSLSDTGSSLTPEATVADISVSDGGDTALASVSKGETSFGMGWEDKLPTPTVKDNTASYDLGDGQTLTVSALAQGFSQNVILDQAPDSAVSYRIPMHLDGLKLSQAESGHLLLKDSGGKLVAEAPAPMMWDSSRNDSSGEPEYQARVDTKVETATDGAQTLVLTPDADFLADPALTYPVTVDPTSTLAVTTDTWIQTPDYPDSQVSSQELKSGTYDAGADLARSYLKFDMSKFAGKHITDTNFALYSYYSSTCATNGAGTTVRRITSDWSSTSLTWGTRPSSSGTGAVNNLVPRGYSSACPAAWSNWDIDAIVQAWADGATNYGLMVYGTSETDSTTWRRFRSANYTTTGYAPKLTVTYNSYPTKPTSVAIAPSQVNGVRYATSLTPTLSAKVTDPDGSSTRGQFEVTADPAYADTTYSYTATSAAVASGSTANLTVPSASALPAGKHLRYRVRAYDGTDYGSWTGYTTFTMDTDKPNAPTVTCDTYTQNDWTAKASAAVSCTLDTTSTDGAGFQWGLDDASLPNKKLDTTDGTGGDAQTISINPANGWHTLYARTIDSGGNLSTATTSYSFGVGADGASILSPSDGDTTARRLTLSAKGFPTYTGVTWQYRRGETDSWHTVPVGDVTAAGAAVSAWPVAVTGGAATKLVWNTVSSLAEDGVIQLRAAFTDGTTTGYSQTTEVTLDRDAGTAPSAQVGPGSVNQLTGNYTLSATDAAAFSASVERMYSSRANSTDAEGQAAIFGPGWTSSIDAAGSDYTQIRKTSDTSVELLHADGSSVAFTATGSDSWQPETGAELLTLTGTLSGASFTLTDTDANTTVFTKTATGVATWTLASSATAVDDTTVTVASETVTVGGKTLARPKYVISPTGAVTAATCQATPATKGCRVLEYVYAPATTATSSTLGNYAGQVASVNLWATTPNATTPASASTSETIASYAYNASGQLRQVWDPRISPALKTEYTYDTNGRVATYTRPGELPWTFTYGTAGSALTSGTGMLLKASRPALAEGSMSTTSGTAATTVVYDVPLSGTAAPYKMDTTTVGTWAQDEAPTDATAVFPPADTVPTSNTGSDLTATSYDRASITYINANGQEINTASPGGSITATEYDETGNLVTELTAANRELALSSSSSDQLATLGLADLSTADRAQLLSTVSEYSSDGELLTDEYGPLHEITLTKELTGTTTESTLAAGTVIPARAHTSYTYDENRPSDAAVSDLVTSTISGAAVAGYATDADTATSTTTYDWSTGQEKTTEGADTSFVVTTYDDTGQIASTRTVGSSGSDAGTLRYTYYDAATTGTCASVEWDGMLCKTTPAAAVTGGGNNPTESVTAVYTYDRWGQIATQTETANGVTRTATNTIDAVGRTTMKAVTGGTGKATPATTYTYDGTTGQLATQTSSGQTVTYGYDALGRQTSYNDGTGSTTNSAYSILDRVVRVSDSVPSTSTYTYDGTTGRALSVTDSVAGTSTATAYDADGALVGESLPGGYTMATTYDTVGNQTSVTYKDSTGVIVLSDAAAYTINDKQAGHTQTDGTTTQSDYTYDSKGRLTKAADSTANGCTTRAYTFDANNNRKSLTASSDDCDSSTSDTTTATTSSTYDTVDRLVNSGYAYDAFGRTTTSSGNTGLTYYTNDLVASETHGTSRKTLDLDAAGRLASATTATTSDSGTTWSTTSTTVSHYSCGCDTSSWTATTPAAGSATTIQRNVSDLAGGLAVTTSATGNAVLQLANLHGDISVQLNLQTATATVQRYDEYGNPLDATAAAAEYGSLGAYQRAGDGLAGYTLMGVRVYDPTTGRFLQADPVYGGNANAYVYPADPITQLDTSGSRLNFRDQQKATKNYTLYLRRSCTGHSKCSLTWRLKLKSIWKKYGAVKLVFSIVIPGKQIVKNQSYGHAEAGDYFFHASWGVPNGKSRLEADRGKYSVYGLTMWFDWTDNVEWSGTVTVQNLCVRNPRLSIYAVFT; this is encoded by the coding sequence TTGCGCCAGATAGCGGGGGCGCTGTCGCTGCTACTGGCTGTTGAGACGGCCATGGTCGTGGAGTTGGCTGGGCAGGCGATAGCCGTCACCGCCGCCGAATCCTCCACGACCACGACGACGTCGAAGCTGGCGAAGGTGTTGGGACCCCCGGAGGCGACCGATGGCGCGTCGGCGCTGTTGATGGCGCGGTTGCAGGACCGCAAGATTGAGGTGCTGTCGGAGCGGACCGCGGATTCGACGACATACGCCTTGCCGTCCGGGGAGTTGCAGACGGAGGCGTTCGCCGGTCCGGTCCGGGTGAAGCAGGAAGGAGCCTGGAAGGACATCGACACCTCGCTGTCCGACACCGGGTCCAGCCTGACCCCGGAGGCCACGGTCGCCGACATCTCCGTCTCGGACGGCGGCGACACGGCGCTGGCATCGGTGTCGAAGGGGGAGACGTCCTTTGGGATGGGCTGGGAGGACAAGCTCCCCACCCCTACGGTCAAGGACAACACGGCCTCCTACGACCTGGGCGACGGGCAGACGCTGACGGTCAGCGCGCTGGCGCAGGGCTTCTCCCAGAACGTCATCCTCGACCAGGCGCCGGACAGTGCGGTGTCGTACCGGATTCCGATGCACCTGGACGGGCTGAAACTGTCCCAGGCCGAGTCCGGACATCTGCTGCTCAAGGACTCCGGCGGCAAGCTGGTCGCCGAGGCCCCGGCACCCATGATGTGGGACTCCAGCAGAAACGATTCCTCAGGTGAACCGGAGTACCAGGCCCGGGTCGACACGAAGGTCGAGACTGCCACCGACGGCGCGCAGACGCTGGTCCTGACCCCGGACGCGGACTTCCTCGCCGATCCCGCCCTCACCTATCCGGTGACGGTCGACCCGACGTCCACCCTCGCGGTGACCACGGACACATGGATCCAGACCCCGGACTACCCGGACTCGCAGGTCTCCTCCCAGGAGCTGAAGTCGGGCACCTACGACGCCGGCGCGGACCTGGCGCGTTCGTACCTGAAGTTCGACATGTCGAAGTTCGCCGGCAAGCACATCACCGACACCAACTTCGCCCTCTACAGCTACTACTCCTCGACCTGTGCCACCAACGGAGCCGGCACCACGGTCCGCCGCATCACCTCCGACTGGTCCTCGACCTCGCTGACCTGGGGCACCCGCCCCTCCTCCTCCGGGACCGGCGCCGTCAACAACCTGGTGCCGCGCGGCTACTCCTCGGCCTGCCCGGCCGCCTGGTCCAACTGGGACATCGACGCCATCGTCCAGGCCTGGGCCGACGGCGCCACCAACTACGGCCTCATGGTCTACGGCACCAGCGAAACCGACTCCACCACCTGGCGCCGCTTCCGCTCCGCCAACTACACCACCACCGGCTACGCCCCGAAGCTGACGGTGACCTACAACTCGTACCCCACGAAGCCGACTTCGGTGGCGATTGCACCGTCGCAGGTCAACGGCGTCCGGTACGCGACCTCGCTCACCCCGACGCTGTCGGCGAAGGTGACCGACCCGGACGGGTCCAGCACCCGCGGCCAGTTCGAGGTCACCGCCGATCCGGCCTACGCCGACACCACGTACTCCTACACCGCCACCTCCGCCGCGGTGGCCTCCGGTTCCACGGCGAATCTGACCGTGCCCTCGGCCAGCGCGCTGCCGGCGGGCAAGCACCTGCGCTACCGGGTGCGCGCCTACGACGGGACCGACTACGGCTCCTGGACCGGCTACACCACGTTCACCATGGACACGGACAAGCCGAACGCTCCGACCGTCACGTGTGACACCTACACCCAGAACGACTGGACTGCCAAGGCCTCGGCCGCCGTGTCCTGCACGCTCGACACCACGTCCACGGACGGTGCCGGTTTCCAGTGGGGCCTGGACGACGCGTCCCTGCCGAACAAGAAACTGGACACCACCGACGGCACCGGCGGCGACGCGCAGACCATCAGCATCAACCCGGCCAACGGCTGGCACACGCTGTACGCCCGCACGATCGACTCCGGCGGCAACCTGTCGACGGCCACCACCTCCTACTCGTTCGGTGTCGGCGCCGACGGGGCCTCGATCCTCTCCCCTTCCGACGGTGACACCACAGCACGCCGACTGACGCTGTCCGCCAAGGGCTTCCCCACCTACACCGGGGTGACCTGGCAATACCGACGCGGTGAAACCGACTCCTGGCACACCGTGCCGGTCGGTGACGTGACCGCCGCCGGCGCCGCCGTCTCCGCCTGGCCGGTCGCCGTCACTGGCGGCGCCGCCACCAAGCTGGTGTGGAACACCGTCTCCAGCCTCGCCGAGGACGGCGTGATCCAGCTACGGGCCGCGTTCACCGACGGCACCACCACCGGCTACTCCCAGACCACCGAGGTCACCCTGGACCGGGACGCGGGCACCGCCCCCAGCGCCCAGGTCGGCCCGGGTTCCGTGAACCAGCTGACCGGCAACTACACCCTTTCGGCCACGGATGCCGCCGCGTTCAGCGCGAGCGTGGAGCGCATGTACTCCTCGCGCGCCAACAGCACCGACGCCGAGGGCCAAGCGGCCATCTTCGGCCCCGGCTGGACCTCCTCGATCGACGCCGCCGGCAGCGACTACACGCAGATCCGCAAGACCTCCGACACCTCGGTGGAACTGCTGCACGCGGACGGCAGTTCGGTCGCCTTCACCGCCACCGGCTCAGACAGCTGGCAGCCGGAGACCGGCGCCGAGCTCCTCACCCTGACGGGCACCCTGTCCGGGGCCTCGTTCACCCTCACCGACACCGACGCCAACACCACGGTGTTCACCAAGACGGCCACCGGCGTGGCCACCTGGACGCTCGCCTCCTCGGCGACAGCGGTCGACGACACCACTGTCACCGTCGCCTCGGAGACGGTCACGGTCGGCGGCAAGACGCTGGCCCGCCCGAAGTACGTGATCTCCCCGACCGGCGCGGTCACCGCGGCCACCTGCCAGGCCACCCCGGCCACCAAGGGCTGCCGCGTCCTGGAGTACGTCTACGCGCCCGCCACCACCGCCACTTCCAGCACGCTCGGCAACTACGCGGGCCAGGTCGCGTCGGTCAACCTGTGGGCCACCACTCCCAACGCCACCACCCCCGCCTCCGCCTCGACGTCCGAAACGATCGCCTCGTACGCCTACAACGCCTCCGGCCAGCTCCGCCAAGTGTGGGACCCCCGGATCAGCCCCGCGCTGAAGACGGAGTACACCTATGACACCAACGGCCGCGTCGCCACCTACACCCGGCCCGGTGAACTCCCCTGGACCTTCACCTACGGCACGGCCGGCTCCGCACTGACCTCGGGCACCGGCATGCTGCTCAAGGCCTCCCGCCCGGCACTCGCCGAAGGCTCCATGAGCACCACCTCCGGCACGGCGGCCACCACCGTCGTCTACGACGTACCGCTCTCCGGCACCGCTGCCCCCTACAAGATGGACACCACGACCGTCGGCACCTGGGCGCAGGACGAGGCACCCACCGACGCGACCGCCGTCTTCCCGCCGGCGGACACCGTCCCCACCTCCAACACCGGCAGCGACCTGACGGCCACCTCGTACGACCGCGCGAGCATCACCTACATCAACGCCAACGGCCAGGAGATCAACACCGCGAGCCCCGGTGGCTCGATCACCGCAACCGAATACGACGAGACCGGCAACCTCGTCACCGAACTCACCGCTGCCAACCGTGAGCTGGCACTGAGCAGCAGCAGCTCCGACCAACTGGCGACCCTGGGCCTGGCCGACCTGTCGACGGCCGACCGCGCCCAGCTCCTCAGCACGGTCTCCGAGTATTCATCCGACGGTGAGCTCCTCACCGACGAGTACGGCCCACTGCACGAGATCACACTCACAAAGGAACTTACCGGCACTACCACCGAGTCCACCCTGGCCGCTGGCACCGTGATCCCTGCTCGCGCCCACACCTCGTACACCTACGACGAGAACCGGCCCAGCGACGCGGCGGTCTCCGACCTGGTCACCTCTACGATCTCCGGCGCCGCTGTCGCGGGCTACGCCACCGACGCCGACACCGCCACGAGTACCACGACCTATGACTGGTCCACCGGCCAGGAAAAGACCACCGAAGGCGCCGACACCAGCTTTGTGGTGACGACGTACGACGACACGGGCCAGATCGCCAGTACCCGGACCGTCGGCTCTTCCGGCTCGGACGCGGGCACGCTGCGCTACACGTACTACGACGCGGCCACCACCGGCACCTGTGCCTCCGTCGAGTGGGACGGGATGCTGTGCAAGACCACGCCCGCGGCCGCCGTCACCGGCGGCGGAAACAACCCCACTGAGTCCGTCACCGCCGTTTACACCTACGACCGCTGGGGCCAGATCGCCACCCAGACGGAGACCGCCAACGGTGTGACCCGCACGGCCACCAACACGATCGACGCCGTCGGACGCACGACGATGAAGGCGGTCACCGGCGGCACCGGCAAGGCCACCCCGGCCACCACGTACACCTACGACGGGACCACCGGACAGCTCGCCACCCAGACGTCGAGCGGCCAGACCGTCACGTATGGCTATGACGCCCTCGGGCGCCAGACGTCGTACAACGACGGCACGGGCAGCACCACCAACTCGGCTTACAGCATCCTCGACCGCGTGGTGAGGGTGTCCGACTCGGTGCCCTCCACCTCCACCTACACCTACGACGGCACCACCGGTCGGGCCCTGTCCGTCACCGACTCCGTCGCCGGGACGTCCACCGCCACTGCCTACGACGCCGACGGCGCTCTGGTCGGCGAGTCCCTTCCCGGCGGCTACACCATGGCCACGACCTACGACACGGTGGGCAACCAGACCTCCGTGACCTACAAAGACTCCACAGGCGTCATCGTGCTGTCCGACGCCGCGGCCTACACGATCAACGACAAGCAGGCCGGCCACACCCAGACCGACGGAACGACCACTCAGTCCGACTACACCTACGACAGCAAAGGCAGACTCACAAAGGCCGCCGACAGCACGGCCAACGGCTGCACCACCCGCGCCTACACCTTCGACGCGAACAACAACCGCAAGTCCCTGACCGCGAGTTCGGACGACTGTGACAGCAGCACCTCCGACACCACCACGGCCACCACATCGTCCACCTACGACACGGTCGACCGCCTGGTGAACTCCGGCTACGCCTACGACGCCTTCGGCCGCACCACCACCAGCAGCGGCAACACCGGCCTCACCTACTACACCAACGACCTGGTCGCCTCGGAGACCCATGGGACCAGCCGCAAGACCCTGGACCTGGACGCCGCCGGCCGGCTGGCCTCCGCGACCACCGCGACCACCAGCGATAGCGGCACCACCTGGTCGACCACGAGCACCACGGTGAGCCACTACAGCTGTGGCTGTGACACCAGTTCGTGGACGGCAACCACCCCGGCCGCGGGCTCCGCCACGACCATCCAGCGCAACGTCTCCGACCTCGCCGGTGGCTTGGCCGTCACCACCAGCGCCACCGGCAACGCGGTCCTCCAACTGGCCAACCTGCACGGTGACATCTCCGTCCAGCTGAACCTGCAGACGGCCACCGCCACCGTCCAGCGGTACGACGAGTACGGCAACCCGCTGGACGCCACTGCCGCCGCAGCAGAGTACGGATCCCTGGGCGCCTACCAGCGAGCCGGCGACGGCCTGGCTGGGTACACCCTGATGGGCGTCCGCGTCTACGACCCGACCACCGGCCGCTTCCTCCAGGCCGACCCGGTCTACGGCGGCAACGCCAACGCCTACGTTTACCCTGCCGATCCGATCACGCAACTGGATACCAGCGGCAGTCGACTGAACTTTCGCGATCAGCAGAAGGCGACAAAAAACTACACGTTGTATCTCAGGCGGTCTTGCACCGGACACTCCAAGTGCAGTCTCACCTGGCGCCTGAAGCTGAAGAGCATATGGAAAAAGTACGGCGCCGTGAAATTGGTGTTCAGTATCGTCATTCCGGGGAAGCAGATCGTCAAAAACCAGAGCTACGGTCACGCGGAGGCCGGAGATTATTTCTTCCACGCCTCGTGGGGGGTTCCGAACGGGAAAAGCCGACTGGAGGCCGATCGGGGGAAGTATAGTGTGTACGGGCTCACGATGTGGTTCGACTGGACCGACAATGTCGAATGGTCCGGCACTGTCACCGTTCAGAACCTTTGCGTGAGGAATCCGAGGCTGAGCATCTACGCAGTGTTCACCTAA
- a CDS encoding helix-turn-helix transcriptional regulator, whose product MVGGMARRTPPRELARDPETWPHAELTDPGAAVIQAIARALENALKAQKRSLRQTAVGAGVNRQAIADLLAGRCWPDVATVARLENFLAVPLYPRRSGTYPDH is encoded by the coding sequence ATGGTCGGAGGCATGGCCCGGCGAACACCGCCGCGCGAGCTTGCCCGCGATCCGGAAACCTGGCCCCACGCCGAGCTCACCGACCCCGGCGCCGCCGTCATCCAGGCCATCGCCCGAGCCCTCGAGAACGCCCTCAAGGCCCAGAAGCGGAGCCTGCGGCAAACTGCCGTCGGCGCCGGGGTCAACCGGCAGGCCATCGCCGACCTGCTTGCCGGACGCTGCTGGCCCGACGTCGCCACCGTCGCCCGCCTGGAGAACTTCCTTGCCGTGCCGCTGTATCCGCGCCGAAGCGGAACGTATCCCGACCACTGA